In Thunnus maccoyii chromosome 3, fThuMac1.1, whole genome shotgun sequence, the following proteins share a genomic window:
- the LOC121893981 gene encoding uncharacterized protein LOC121893981 — translation MSDSGRTFLDVAIMEALPELQVVNKNILEEHLQSIGVETYDDLRFVTEADLMTVLRPVQARKLLSVWKQKYQTPENSSLSSVEASPTQLLSSLSVSPQSSSSTSSSSLGLDTQWEDNFEIPWSKFPEEVMDSLERGKRPGPKLRRQMVRIVVTEMMEKCPHVGKKHSTDVAKQMVAKYPNSLQDVIEGDIVGTGYHSLVKQLQNRIENVRRTSTPKIRKRKHQADDSDHTDEIPLEERAAMQDTYGCIKWNVKFLPREETQESQHQKKEKLKEMFQQSDANPEEVKCLMKSTFYTQRQHVNQGKSIKSLREEWPFWFDELGMSVHFKELTGIDLKETFTRNLDLKGKRLLNYMTTVYVTKSNKFLQTYARLQRMRGQQSGCSDDVKEMVLLLLSYFDEKEESMFFHVEDTCLAEEVQLEQVPLTPAVIVCGQSCYSSTRYMLSLDRNLINTNISSFISALCLMFGSYFCFNIHYPSELASTLEFLQRCFFSINPEKGTKVENKNSKRRLNLNPRVLTLIQDLSDHEWR, via the exons ATGAGTGACTCAGGGCGAACCTTCCTAGATGTCGCCATCATGGAAGCCCTACCAGAACTTCaagtagtaaacaaaaacatcctggAAGAGCACTTGCAGTCCATTGGAGTCGAGACGTATGATGATCTACGCTTCGTAACGGAGGCTGATTTGATGACAGTATTAAGACCTGTACAAGCCAGAAAGCTTCTTTCTGTttggaaacagaaat acCAAACTCCCGAGAACAGCTCACTATCATCTGTGGAAGCCTCACCTACCCAACTGCTGTCATCGCTCTCTGTTTCACCCCAAAGTTCATCGTCAACCTCCTCCAGCAGCCTAGGACTTGACACACAGTGGGAAGACAACTTTGAAATTCCATGGAGTAAATTTCCTGAGGAAGTGATGGATTCTttggagaggggaaaaaggcCAGGCCCAAAACTGAGGAGGCAAATGGTCCGGATTGTTGTGACTGAGATGATGGAAAAATGCCCCCATGTAGGTAAAAAGCATTCAACTGATGTTGCAAAGCAAATGGTGGCAAAATATCCCAATTCTCTGCAAGATGTAATAGAGGGCGATATTGTTGGAACAGGCTACCATTCCCTtgtaaaacagctgcaaaacagaATCGAAAATGTGAGGCGCACTTCAACacccaaaataagaaaaagaaaacatcaggcTGATGACTCAGACCACACAGATGAGATCCCATTAGAAGAGAGAGCAGCAATGCAGGACACTTACGGATGCATTAAATGGAATGTGAAATTTCTGCCCCGTGAAGAAACTCAAGAGAGCCAGCaccaaaagaaggaaaaactcaAGGAGATGTTCCAACAATCTGATGCCAATCCAGAGGAGGTAAAATGTCTAATGAAGTCCACTTTTTACACACAGCGTCAACATGTCAACCAGGGAAAAAGTATCAAAAGCCTTCGAGAGGAGTGGCCATTTTGGTTTGACGAACTTGGCATGTCGGTCCACTTCAAGGAACTCACTGGGATTGACCTCAAAGAGACATTCACGCGAAATTTGGATTTGAAGGGAAAAAGGCTTCTCAACTACATGACCACAGTTTATGTCACCAAGAGTAATAAGTTCCTTCAGACTTATGCAAGGCTTCAGAGGATGCGGGGACAGCAGAGTGGCTGCTCAGATGATGTGAAAGAGATGGTCCTGCTTCTGCTCAGCTACTTTGATGAGAAGGAGGAGTCCATGTTCTTCCATGTAGAAGATACCTGTCTGGCAGAAGAGGTCCAACTGGAGCAAGTGCCTCTGACACCTGCTGTTATTGTCTGTG GACAGTCCTGCTATTCCTCAACAAGGTACATGCTGAGTCTGGATCGGAACctcatcaacacaaacatctcctccttcatttcTGCATTGTGCCTCATGTTCGGGAGCTACTTCTGTTTCAACATCCATTATCCATCTGAGCTGGCTTCAACTCTGGAGTTTCTTCAAAG GTGTTTTTTCTCGATAAACCCAGAAAAAGGAACTAAGGTGGAGAATAAAAACTCGAAGCGTCGTCTCAATCTGAACCCTCGAGTCCTCACCCTGATCCAGGACCTCTCCGATCACGAGTGGCGTTAA